A window of the Streptomyces griseochromogenes genome harbors these coding sequences:
- the treZ gene encoding malto-oligosyltrehalose trehalohydrolase, whose product MQFEVWAPQADRVTLHCEDATRTLERDPERVGWWTGQARARDGSRYGYALDDGPVLPDPRSRRQPDGPDGLSAVVEHGRYTWRSAWAGRDLPGAVLYELHVGTYTREGTLDAAAARLEHLVELGVSHVELMPLCPFPGRHGWGYEGVSPWAVHEPYGGPEALKRFVDRAHELGLGVVLDVVHNHLGPSGNHLPRFGPYFTDTHHTPWGAAVNLDAPGSDEVRAYFLGSALAWLRDYRIDGLRLDAVHALHDTRACTFLEELSAAVDGLAGELGRPLFLVAESDLNNPRIITPRAENGLGLHAQWNDDFHHAVHTALTGESQGYYADFARDPFAALAKTLTGGYFHDGTYSGFRDRGHGRPLDRSRVAAHRLLGYSQTHDQVGNRAQGDRLPALLSPGLLACAAALTLTAPFTPMLFMGEEWAAGTPWQFFTDHTDPELAEAVRRGRRREFAQHGWAEEDVPDPQDPATRERSCLDWSEPEREPHARVLAWYRRLIALRREQPDLTDPDLADTKVAYDREARWLAFRRGDVRVAVNLGKEAAAIPLGSRRAQVLAAWDPVAAPGPDGLLQVPAESCVVLIQP is encoded by the coding sequence GTGCAGTTCGAGGTGTGGGCACCGCAGGCAGACCGTGTGACGCTCCATTGCGAGGACGCCACGCGCACGTTGGAGCGCGATCCGGAACGCGTCGGCTGGTGGACGGGACAGGCCAGGGCGCGGGACGGCTCGCGGTACGGATACGCGCTGGACGACGGCCCCGTCCTGCCCGACCCGCGCTCACGCCGCCAGCCGGACGGCCCGGACGGCCTGAGCGCGGTGGTCGAGCACGGGCGGTACACGTGGCGTTCCGCGTGGGCGGGGCGCGACCTGCCGGGCGCGGTGCTCTACGAGCTGCACGTGGGCACGTACACCCGCGAGGGCACCCTGGACGCGGCCGCCGCGCGTCTGGAGCACCTGGTGGAACTGGGCGTCAGCCACGTGGAGTTGATGCCGTTGTGCCCCTTCCCCGGGCGGCACGGGTGGGGCTACGAGGGGGTGTCGCCGTGGGCCGTGCACGAGCCGTACGGTGGGCCCGAGGCGCTGAAACGGTTCGTGGACCGGGCGCATGAACTGGGCCTCGGCGTCGTCCTGGACGTCGTGCACAACCACTTGGGCCCGTCGGGCAACCATCTGCCGCGGTTCGGGCCGTACTTCACGGACACGCACCACACGCCCTGGGGTGCGGCGGTGAACCTGGACGCGCCCGGCTCCGACGAGGTGCGCGCGTACTTCCTGGGCAGCGCGCTGGCGTGGCTGCGGGACTACCGGATCGACGGGCTGCGCCTGGACGCGGTGCACGCGCTGCACGACACGCGCGCGTGCACGTTCCTGGAGGAGCTGTCGGCGGCCGTCGACGGCCTCGCCGGCGAGCTGGGCCGCCCGCTGTTCCTGGTCGCCGAGTCCGACCTCAACAACCCGCGGATCATCACCCCGCGCGCGGAGAACGGCCTCGGACTGCACGCGCAGTGGAACGACGACTTCCATCACGCCGTGCACACCGCGCTGACCGGCGAGTCGCAGGGCTACTACGCCGACTTCGCGCGCGACCCCTTCGCCGCGCTCGCCAAGACACTCACCGGCGGCTACTTCCACGACGGCACGTACTCGGGCTTCCGTGACCGCGGCCACGGCCGGCCGCTGGACCGCTCCCGAGTGGCGGCGCACCGGCTGCTGGGCTACAGCCAGACCCACGACCAGGTCGGCAACCGCGCGCAGGGGGACCGTCTCCCGGCCCTCCTCTCCCCCGGTCTGCTGGCCTGTGCGGCCGCGCTCACGCTGACCGCGCCGTTCACGCCGATGCTGTTCATGGGCGAGGAGTGGGCGGCGGGCACGCCCTGGCAGTTCTTCACCGACCACACGGATCCGGAGCTGGCCGAGGCGGTGCGGCGGGGCAGGCGCCGGGAGTTCGCGCAGCACGGGTGGGCCGAGGAGGACGTACCGGACCCGCAGGACCCGGCGACCCGGGAGCGGTCCTGTCTCGACTGGTCGGAGCCGGAACGCGAGCCCCACGCGCGCGTGCTGGCCTGGTACCGACGGCTGATCGCGCTGCGCCGGGAGCAGCCGGACCTCACCGATCCCGACCTCGCCGACACGAAGGTGGCCTACGACCGGGAGGCCCGCTGGCTGGCGTTCCGGCGCGGGGACGTCCGGGTGGCGGTGAACCTGGGCAAGGAGGCGGCGGCGATCCCGCTCGGCAGCCGCCGGGCGCAGGTCCTCGCCGCGTGGGACCCGGTGGCCGCGCCGGGCCCGGACGGGCTGCTGCAGGTGCCCGCGGAGTCCTGCGTCGTGCTCATCCAGCCCTGA
- a CDS encoding DUF1707 and FHA domain-containing protein yields the protein MTSSFEFPTYPARLSDAERDKALRVLRDGAALGRLSHDTFVRRMELALAARCADELAALTADLPRENRFSRAVLGSVEAVSGFTVRLRRAWQSERLPKLLLPHPAGGHPLRIGRDPASGLRLNHETVSRVHAELRLQAGMWILRDLGSTNGTTVNGRRVVGAVVVREGDQVSFGRIAFRLAAHQNTLPHSN from the coding sequence GTGACGTCGTCTTTCGAGTTCCCCACGTACCCCGCGCGGCTGTCCGACGCGGAGCGCGACAAGGCACTGCGGGTGCTGCGGGACGGCGCCGCGCTGGGCCGGCTGTCGCACGACACGTTCGTGCGCCGCATGGAACTGGCGCTCGCCGCGAGGTGCGCCGACGAGCTCGCCGCCCTCACCGCCGACCTGCCCCGTGAGAATCGCTTCTCCCGTGCGGTCCTCGGCAGCGTCGAGGCCGTCTCCGGCTTCACCGTGCGGCTGCGCCGGGCCTGGCAGTCCGAGCGGCTGCCCAAGCTGCTGCTGCCGCACCCGGCCGGCGGTCATCCGCTGCGCATAGGCCGCGACCCCGCCAGCGGGCTGCGCCTGAACCACGAGACCGTCTCCCGGGTGCATGCCGAGCTCCGCCTGCAGGCCGGCATGTGGATCCTCAGGGACCTCGGCTCCACCAACGGCACCACGGTCAACGGACGCCGTGTGGTCGGCGCCGTCGTGGTCCGCGAGGGCGACCAGGTCTCCTTCGGGCGGATCGCCTTCCGGCTCGCGGCGCACCAGAACACCCTCCCGCATTCGAACTGA
- a CDS encoding SSI family serine proteinase inhibitor, whose product MTYLTRATAAAGALLASVGLLAAGPAQAAPRSTFPLSDNWLYLTVARGETPPAGDKHGTLLLCDPLPLGYARAAEACAELEAAGGDIARIPQKKVFCPMIFAPVTVHAHGQWNGRPVDYQETYSSKCVMEARTGAVFAVER is encoded by the coding sequence ATGACGTACCTCACCCGAGCGACAGCGGCCGCCGGCGCCCTGCTGGCCTCTGTCGGCCTCCTCGCCGCGGGCCCGGCCCAGGCGGCACCCCGCAGCACGTTCCCCCTGTCCGACAACTGGCTCTACCTCACCGTCGCCCGCGGTGAAACCCCGCCGGCCGGCGACAAGCACGGCACCCTGCTGCTGTGCGACCCGCTGCCCCTGGGGTACGCGCGCGCGGCCGAGGCCTGCGCCGAACTGGAGGCCGCCGGCGGCGACATCGCGCGCATCCCGCAGAAGAAGGTCTTCTGCCCGATGATCTTCGCCCCCGTGACCGTCCACGCGCACGGGCAGTGGAACGGACGGCCGGTCGACTACCAGGAGACCTACTCCAGCAAGTGCGTCATGGAGGCCCGGACGGGAGCGGTGTTCGCCGTGGAGCGCTGA
- a CDS encoding M14 family zinc carboxypeptidase, translated as MSLLPELRYPSVPELIASARALAAQQPGLCALRQVGVSRAGRPLHLLSVGHARRAVLVVAGAHANEPTGGSTLRVLAERVLAERELRSGTSWHFLLCADPDGASLHVTPAPRSLLDYHRGFYRPTGAEQPEWSPAVLPPDRLPPETRALTGVIDELRPYLQVTLHGTDLGGSWVQLTKDVPGLAEPFAKSAAQLHIPVETGASDAAGWPASGPGVHVMPGPETGVAYPSLPDDARHSTWYHAHRYGGLTAVVEVPMWASDLVDDPAPHPAPAAAMRRLAQRLLRDSLEVEGVLAEALPRLQGADGPLLRAARWALELIPGLAQDWIHTQPAGTTMAYVGSVDAFGRRLPLRAAAMLLRVLRETDDRAAPRLERLVASWCEAFEERFRARWVPLEHQVEHQSRTVLVAAQQARERAA; from the coding sequence GTGAGTCTCCTGCCGGAGCTGCGCTACCCCAGCGTTCCCGAACTGATCGCCTCCGCACGGGCGTTGGCCGCTCAGCAGCCCGGGCTGTGTGCACTCAGACAGGTGGGCGTCTCGCGGGCCGGCCGGCCCCTGCACCTGCTGTCCGTGGGGCACGCCCGACGCGCGGTGCTGGTCGTCGCGGGCGCCCACGCCAACGAGCCGACCGGCGGCTCCACCCTCCGGGTACTGGCCGAACGGGTGCTGGCCGAGCGCGAGTTGCGCTCCGGCACCTCCTGGCATTTTCTGCTCTGCGCGGACCCGGACGGCGCCAGCCTGCATGTGACCCCGGCACCGCGCAGTCTGCTCGACTACCACCGCGGCTTCTACCGGCCGACGGGCGCGGAGCAGCCCGAGTGGTCCCCGGCGGTGCTGCCGCCGGACCGGCTGCCGCCCGAGACCCGGGCCCTGACCGGGGTGATCGACGAACTGCGGCCCTATCTCCAGGTGACGCTGCACGGCACCGATCTCGGCGGCAGCTGGGTGCAGCTGACGAAGGACGTGCCGGGCCTCGCCGAGCCGTTCGCCAAGTCCGCGGCGCAGCTGCACATTCCGGTGGAGACGGGCGCCTCGGACGCCGCGGGCTGGCCGGCCTCGGGCCCCGGGGTGCATGTGATGCCCGGCCCGGAGACGGGGGTCGCCTACCCGAGCCTGCCGGACGACGCCCGGCACAGCACCTGGTACCACGCGCACCGCTACGGCGGTCTGACGGCCGTCGTCGAGGTGCCGATGTGGGCGAGCGACCTGGTGGACGACCCGGCGCCGCACCCGGCGCCTGCGGCGGCGATGCGGCGTCTGGCACAGCGCCTGCTGCGGGACTCGCTGGAGGTGGAGGGGGTGCTCGCCGAGGCGCTGCCCCGGCTGCAGGGCGCGGACGGGCCACTGTTGCGGGCCGCGCGGTGGGCGCTGGAGCTGATACCGGGCCTGGCGCAGGACTGGATCCACACGCAGCCGGCCGGCACGACGATGGCGTACGTCGGCAGTGTGGACGCCTTCGGACGGCGGCTGCCGCTGCGAGCCGCGGCCATGCTGCTGCGGGTGCTGCGGGAGACCGACGACCGGGCGGCGCCTCGGCTGGAGCGGCTCGTCGCTTCTTGGTGCGAGGCTTTCGAGGAGCGTTTCAGAGCCCGCTGGGTGCCGTTGGAGCACCAGGTGGAGCACCAGTCCCGGACGGTGCTGGTGGCGGCTCAGCAGGCGCGGGAACGGGCGGCGTGA
- the lpdA gene encoding dihydrolipoyl dehydrogenase, giving the protein MSLNTPDVIVIGGGTGGYSTALRAASLGLDVVLVERDKVGGTCLHRGCIPSKAMLHAAELVDGIAEARERWGVKATLDSVDWPALAATRDDIVARNHKGVEAHLAHAGVRVVRGSARLTGTRTVRVEDARDDSTPGVHDFTARRGIVLATGSRPRVLPGLTPDGRRVVTSDDALFAPGLPASVLVLGGGAIGVEYASFHRSMGAEVTLVEAADRIVPLEDADVSRHLTRGLKKRGIDVRAGARLLDAEVLENGVRARVRTARGETRTVEAERLLVAVGRAPVTEGLDLAAAGLTADERGFVVPADWSRLETAAAGIHVVGDLLPPPSLGLAHASFAEGLLVAETLAGLASPPVEYAAVPRVTYSSPQTASVGLGEAEARARGHEVDVGTMPLTAVAKGMVHGQGGMVKVVTEAGGGQVLGVHLVGPHVSEMIAESQLIVGWDAQPSDVARHVHAHPTLSEAVGEVFLTLAGRGLHQQ; this is encoded by the coding sequence ATGAGCCTGAACACACCGGACGTCATCGTCATCGGCGGTGGCACGGGCGGGTACAGCACCGCCCTGCGCGCCGCCTCCCTGGGTCTCGACGTCGTACTCGTCGAACGCGACAAGGTCGGCGGGACCTGTCTGCACCGGGGCTGCATCCCGAGCAAGGCGATGCTGCACGCCGCCGAACTCGTCGACGGCATCGCCGAGGCCCGCGAACGCTGGGGCGTGAAGGCCACGCTGGACTCCGTGGACTGGCCGGCGCTGGCGGCGACGCGGGACGACATCGTGGCCCGCAACCACAAGGGAGTAGAGGCGCATCTGGCACACGCGGGCGTACGGGTGGTGCGGGGCAGCGCGCGGCTGACCGGAACACGCACCGTGCGCGTGGAAGACGCGCGTGACGATTCCACGCCCGGTGTGCACGACTTCACCGCGCGCCGGGGCATCGTCCTCGCGACCGGCTCACGCCCACGCGTGCTCCCGGGGCTCACACCGGACGGCCGGCGCGTGGTGACCAGCGACGACGCGCTGTTCGCACCGGGGCTCCCCGCCTCGGTCCTGGTGCTGGGCGGGGGCGCGATCGGCGTGGAGTACGCCTCCTTCCACCGGTCGATGGGCGCGGAGGTCACCCTGGTGGAGGCCGCCGACCGGATCGTGCCGCTGGAGGACGCCGATGTGAGCCGTCATCTGACGCGCGGTCTGAAGAAGCGCGGCATCGACGTGCGGGCGGGCGCGCGGCTGCTGGACGCGGAGGTGCTGGAGAACGGCGTACGCGCCCGGGTGCGCACCGCGCGCGGGGAGACCCGGACGGTGGAGGCGGAGCGGCTGCTGGTGGCCGTCGGCCGGGCGCCGGTCACGGAGGGCCTGGACCTGGCCGCCGCCGGTCTGACGGCGGACGAGCGGGGGTTCGTCGTCCCCGCGGACTGGAGCCGCCTGGAGACGGCCGCGGCGGGGATCCATGTCGTGGGCGACCTGCTGCCGCCCCCTTCGCTCGGCCTGGCGCACGCCTCGTTCGCGGAGGGCCTGCTGGTGGCCGAGACGCTGGCGGGGCTGGCGTCGCCGCCGGTCGAGTACGCGGCGGTGCCCCGGGTGACGTACTCGTCGCCGCAGACCGCGTCGGTGGGTCTCGGCGAGGCGGAGGCACGCGCGCGTGGGCACGAGGTCGACGTCGGCACGATGCCGCTGACCGCCGTCGCCAAGGGCATGGTGCACGGGCAGGGCGGCATGGTGAAGGTCGTCACCGAGGCCGGTGGCGGACAGGTGCTCGGAGTGCACCTGGTCGGCCCCCATGTGTCGGAGATGATCGCCGAGAGCCAGCTGATCGTCGGCTGGGACGCCCAGCCGTCGGACGTGGCCCGGCACGTGCACGCGCACCCGACGCTCTCGGAGGCGGTCGGCGAGGTGTTCCTGACGCTCGCGGGACGCGGGCTGCACCAGCAGTGA
- a CDS encoding LysR family transcriptional regulator has protein sequence MSLRQMEYFLTVVEEASFTRAAEVLHVTQPALSHQIKALEKAVGGALLERMPRGVRLTPMGRAYLPHAELAVRSAAQARRAARAAAGAEGGELHIAALHSIAVGAMPDVFARWRTARPRVLLRLHEYATTEALEEAVQRGTADLAVGPEPAGPTGTVVPVGEEEVVLVVPFDDRLAGRTTVTLPELADRAWIRCAMEPVVHGERFLDWACGQAGFRPRTAVWTEHTSTAVRMAAAGVGVCAAPGHVVRGAVGEDCVLLTPDPAWKRALTVYARVPPTGAAAAFVDLLRATWPSLGAACAAPVYEECDLPAARTPAPQS, from the coding sequence TTGAGCCTGCGGCAGATGGAGTACTTCCTCACGGTCGTCGAGGAGGCGTCCTTCACGCGCGCGGCGGAGGTCCTGCACGTCACCCAGCCCGCGCTCTCGCACCAGATCAAGGCCCTGGAGAAGGCGGTGGGCGGCGCACTGCTGGAGCGCATGCCGCGCGGGGTGCGCCTGACCCCGATGGGCCGCGCCTACCTACCCCACGCCGAACTAGCCGTCCGCAGCGCCGCCCAGGCCCGCCGCGCGGCCCGCGCCGCCGCCGGCGCCGAGGGCGGCGAGCTGCACATCGCAGCCCTCCACTCCATCGCCGTGGGCGCGATGCCGGACGTCTTCGCCCGCTGGCGCACGGCTCGTCCCCGGGTCCTGCTGCGGCTGCACGAGTACGCCACCACCGAGGCCCTGGAGGAGGCCGTGCAGCGCGGCACCGCGGACCTCGCCGTAGGCCCGGAGCCCGCGGGGCCGACCGGCACCGTCGTGCCGGTCGGCGAGGAGGAGGTCGTTCTCGTCGTGCCGTTCGACGACCGGCTCGCGGGCCGTACGACGGTGACGCTGCCGGAACTCGCCGACCGGGCCTGGATCCGCTGTGCCATGGAACCCGTCGTCCACGGCGAGCGCTTCCTCGACTGGGCGTGCGGGCAGGCCGGGTTCCGGCCCCGGACCGCCGTGTGGACCGAGCACACCTCGACGGCCGTACGGATGGCCGCCGCGGGCGTCGGAGTGTGCGCGGCGCCCGGCCACGTCGTACGGGGCGCCGTCGGCGAGGACTGCGTGCTCCTCACTCCCGACCCGGCCTGGAAGCGCGCCCTGACGGTCTACGCGCGCGTGCCGCCCACCGGGGCCGCCGCGGCCTTCGTCGACCTTCTGCGCGCCACCTGGCCCTCCCTGGGCGCCGCCTGTGCCGCCCCGGTGTACGAGGAGTGCGACCTGCCCGCCGCGCGGACGCCGGCCCCTCAGTCCTGA
- the treY gene encoding malto-oligosyltrehalose synthase has protein sequence MTSARPGPDVPTATYRLQLQPAFPFAAAAAAVPYLASLGVSHLHLSPVLEAVPGSSHGYDVVDHARVREELGGEEGLRALAHTAREHGLGLVVDIVPNHMAMAPRHNRALWEVLREGPESPYARWFDIDWQAQGGRVLLPVLGGPVGSELDRLVVDGDALRYHDHAFPLRAGTEDLPLPLLLDAQWYRPVWWRLARTELNYRRFFSISELIGVRVEDPVVFESTHAKILQLLAEGVVDGLRIDHPDGLADPDGYLERLREASGGRWTVVEKILADGERLPASWAVAGTTGYDALRHVDGLFTDRGGAYELLGRYRAFAAPQTDRGGNWEATVRRAAYKVLRHELAAETDRLTRVAARLCAASPDLALRDRAPWALRTAVEELLVRLRVYRPYAAGDASAVLTEEAAEEARLAYVVPEEAEAVDVVRRLLIEAPGDPSAPDHADRVEFRARFAQTASALRAKSVEDTAFYRYVPLLSATEVGGDPGSPGVLPEDFHAFCARVQRAWPLTGTVVATHDTKRSADVRAALAVLTECPDRWAELLAEVTLPEEGAPDGQLAWAAWQTVFGLGPAEAGRVQEALLKHVREAGMYTSWTEQQPPYEEAVAAFVTAGPCGPPGERVAAFRKALEPHIRANVLGTALVHLTMPGVPDVYQGTEGEYRALVDPDNRRPVAFPPGTPGEKDALTAAALRLRARRPGAFGASATYAALAAEGPAADHCASFARSGEVVTAVTRLSLGLAESGGWRETRLELPPGRWADVLTPGREFTGHARVADLFERLPVALLERAGQD, from the coding sequence ATGACTTCTGCGCGACCCGGACCGGACGTGCCCACGGCCACCTACCGGCTGCAGCTGCAGCCCGCGTTCCCGTTCGCCGCCGCCGCGGCGGCCGTACCGTACCTGGCGTCGCTCGGCGTCTCGCACCTGCACCTGTCCCCCGTCCTGGAGGCCGTCCCGGGCTCTTCGCACGGCTACGACGTCGTGGACCACGCGCGCGTGCGCGAGGAACTGGGCGGCGAGGAGGGGCTGCGCGCGCTCGCGCACACCGCGCGGGAACACGGCCTGGGCCTGGTGGTGGACATCGTGCCGAACCACATGGCCATGGCACCCCGGCACAACCGCGCGCTGTGGGAGGTGCTGCGCGAGGGGCCCGAGTCGCCGTACGCGCGCTGGTTCGACATCGACTGGCAGGCGCAGGGCGGACGGGTGCTGCTGCCGGTGCTCGGCGGTCCGGTCGGCTCGGAACTGGACCGCCTCGTGGTCGACGGGGACGCCCTGCGCTACCACGACCACGCCTTCCCGCTCCGCGCGGGCACCGAGGACCTGCCGCTGCCCCTGCTGCTGGACGCGCAGTGGTACCGCCCGGTGTGGTGGCGGCTCGCCCGCACCGAGCTGAACTACCGGCGCTTCTTCAGCATCTCGGAGCTGATCGGGGTGCGCGTGGAGGACCCCGTGGTGTTCGAGTCGACCCACGCCAAGATCCTCCAGCTGCTGGCAGAGGGCGTGGTCGACGGGCTGCGGATCGACCATCCGGACGGACTCGCGGACCCCGACGGCTACCTGGAGCGGCTGCGCGAGGCGAGCGGCGGGCGCTGGACGGTCGTGGAGAAGATCCTCGCCGACGGCGAGCGGCTGCCGGCCTCCTGGGCCGTCGCGGGCACCACGGGCTACGACGCCCTGCGCCACGTCGACGGCCTGTTCACGGACCGCGGCGGGGCGTACGAACTGCTCGGGCGGTACCGGGCGTTCGCGGCTCCCCAGACGGACCGGGGCGGCAACTGGGAGGCCACGGTGCGGCGGGCCGCCTACAAGGTGCTCAGGCACGAACTGGCCGCCGAGACCGACCGGCTCACCCGGGTGGCCGCCCGGCTGTGTGCCGCCTCGCCGGATCTCGCGCTGCGCGACCGGGCGCCGTGGGCGCTGCGCACGGCCGTGGAGGAGCTGCTGGTGCGGCTTCGGGTCTACCGGCCCTACGCCGCCGGCGACGCCTCCGCCGTCCTCACCGAGGAGGCCGCCGAGGAAGCCCGGCTGGCCTACGTGGTGCCCGAGGAGGCCGAAGCCGTCGACGTCGTGCGCCGTCTGCTCATCGAGGCGCCCGGCGACCCGTCGGCACCGGACCACGCCGACCGGGTGGAGTTCCGCGCCCGGTTCGCCCAGACCGCGTCGGCGCTGCGCGCCAAGTCCGTGGAGGACACGGCGTTCTACCGCTATGTGCCCCTGCTGTCGGCGACCGAGGTGGGCGGCGATCCGGGCAGTCCCGGCGTGCTCCCGGAGGACTTCCACGCCTTCTGCGCGCGCGTGCAGCGCGCATGGCCGCTCACCGGCACGGTCGTCGCCACCCACGACACCAAGCGCAGCGCCGACGTGCGCGCGGCGCTGGCCGTGCTCACCGAGTGCCCCGACCGGTGGGCGGAGTTGCTCGCCGAGGTGACCCTGCCCGAGGAGGGCGCACCGGACGGGCAGCTGGCCTGGGCGGCCTGGCAGACGGTGTTCGGGCTGGGCCCGGCGGAGGCCGGGCGGGTCCAGGAGGCGCTGCTCAAGCATGTGCGCGAGGCGGGCATGTACACGAGCTGGACGGAGCAGCAGCCGCCCTACGAGGAGGCGGTGGCGGCCTTCGTCACCGCCGGGCCGTGCGGGCCGCCCGGGGAGCGCGTGGCCGCCTTCCGCAAGGCGCTGGAGCCGCACATCCGGGCGAACGTCCTGGGCACCGCTCTGGTCCATCTGACGATGCCGGGGGTGCCGGACGTGTACCAGGGCACGGAGGGCGAGTACCGGGCCCTGGTGGACCCGGACAACCGGCGGCCGGTGGCGTTCCCTCCCGGGACGCCCGGCGAGAAGGACGCCCTGACGGCGGCGGCGCTGCGGCTGCGTGCCCGCAGGCCCGGTGCCTTCGGCGCGTCGGCGACGTACGCCGCGCTCGCCGCCGAGGGTCCGGCGGCGGACCACTGCGCGTCGTTCGCGCGTTCCGGTGAGGTGGTCACGGCGGTGACCCGGCTGTCACTGGGGCTGGCGGAGTCGGGCGGCTGGCGGGAGACGCGTCTTGAGCTGCCGCCGGGGCGGTGGGCCGACGTGCTCACGCCGGGGCGGGAGTTCACGGGGCACGCGCGCGTGGCGGATCTCTTCGAGCGGTTGCCGGTGGCGCTGCTGGAGCGGGCCGGTCAGGACTGA
- a CDS encoding MFS transporter, with translation MGTSERSRARHGTLDTYGEVIGLTGPLLPCVSFLGRLPTATIQFGSVLLVARTSGSLAAAGLTGGALALGQVTCGPLVGRLADRHGQRTVVLAFSLANALAVAALVTGALAGLPTPLLALLGAAAGATVPLVGPLARARLVALARACGAPESTVGAALGFESTLDELSFVLGPALVGLAAVLAHPAYALGGAALMVATCGTGFALHPTARAVRPAPARARTGTATADPMPRSVHALRAALALQGAMFGACQAGITALTARLGQEDQAGLVYAAMGVMSAVAGLAMAAVPARLGLPARWRLATGAAFALSLPLLRTDGLTGLYAVVTVLGTAYAPHLITVFGLTERTVPRSRLGGGDGVRDERRGRRPGPRGRGHRPSGRVLRPRGRVRGGEHGRRARLRHRPDGPPDDVHGTAGRHPPRACVRRGAGGPVAAPVDTPRARVRVGWVRDGRVPRGPLSGGRAEGARRAAGAPSGCGPEG, from the coding sequence ATGGGAACAAGCGAACGCTCCCGGGCACGGCACGGCACGCTGGACACCTACGGTGAGGTGATCGGCCTGACCGGGCCGCTGCTGCCGTGCGTGTCGTTCCTGGGGCGGCTGCCGACGGCGACCATCCAGTTCGGCAGTGTGCTGCTCGTCGCCCGGACGAGCGGTTCGCTGGCCGCCGCGGGTCTGACCGGCGGCGCGCTCGCCCTCGGGCAGGTGACCTGCGGCCCGCTGGTGGGCCGGCTCGCGGACCGGCACGGCCAGCGGACGGTCGTGCTCGCGTTCTCGCTCGCCAACGCGCTCGCGGTGGCCGCCCTGGTCACCGGCGCCCTCGCCGGTCTGCCCACGCCCCTTCTGGCGCTCCTCGGCGCTGCGGCCGGTGCCACCGTGCCGCTCGTCGGTCCGCTGGCCCGCGCCCGCCTGGTCGCCCTCGCCCGCGCCTGCGGCGCCCCGGAGTCCACCGTCGGCGCCGCGCTCGGATTCGAGAGCACCCTGGACGAGCTGTCCTTCGTCCTCGGCCCGGCCCTGGTCGGTCTGGCCGCGGTCCTCGCCCATCCGGCGTACGCACTGGGCGGCGCGGCCCTCATGGTGGCCACCTGCGGCACCGGCTTCGCCCTGCACCCCACCGCCCGGGCCGTGCGGCCGGCCCCGGCACGCGCGCGTACCGGTACCGCGACAGCCGACCCCATGCCCCGCTCCGTCCACGCCCTCCGCGCCGCCCTCGCCCTCCAGGGAGCCATGTTCGGCGCCTGCCAGGCCGGGATCACCGCGCTCACGGCCCGGCTCGGGCAGGAGGACCAGGCCGGGCTCGTGTACGCCGCGATGGGCGTGATGAGCGCCGTGGCGGGGCTCGCCATGGCCGCCGTACCGGCACGTCTCGGGCTCCCGGCGCGCTGGCGGCTGGCGACGGGCGCCGCCTTCGCGCTGTCCCTCCCGCTGCTGCGCACGGACGGCCTGACCGGCCTGTACGCCGTCGTCACCGTCCTCGGGACCGCCTACGCCCCGCACCTCATCACGGTGTTCGGGCTGACCGAGCGCACGGTGCCGCGGTCCCGGCTGGGCGGAGGCGATGGCGTTCGCGACGAGCGCCGTGGTCGGCGGCCAGGCCCTCGCGGTCGCGGTCACCGGCCGTCTGGCCGAGTCCTACGGCCCCGTGGCCGCGTTCGCGGCGGCGAGCACGGCCGCCGCGCTCGCCTGCGCCATCGCCCTGACGGCCCGCCCGACGACGTACACGGGACCGCCGGAAGACACCCGCCCCGCGCGTGTGTGCGACGAGGAGCCGGCGGCCCCGTAGCCGCCCCGGTCGACACGCCACGCGCGCGCGTGCGCGTCGGGTGGGTGCGCGACGGCAGGGTGCCGCGCGGCCCCCTGAGCGGGGGCCGCGCGGAGGGAGCTAGGCGGGCCGCTGGAGCACCGTCAGGCTGCGGTCCGGAAGGGTGA